The sequence GTTGCCAGTATGCAGGTCAACGGGCAATACAAACCCGTTATTCTAACAAAACCATTACTGCTGGCAAACAGCGAGAATGATCTTCGCTTTACGTTTACAACCCTGAGCTTCGGGCCAGTCAGTACGATACGTTTTCGTTACAGGCTAACTGATCGTTCGGGTTGGATCAATCTGGGGGTAACCAATGAGCTCAATCTAACGAACCTGAAATCAGGCGACTATACATTAGTCGTTCAGAATGGCGACGACACGGGCCGCTGGAATCAGAACGGCATTACGATTCAATTTGAAATTGCCCCAGCCTGGTATGAAAGCGGTTTGTTCAGAGGTCTGGTATTGCTGGGCCTCCTCGGGCTTTTGTATGGTTTCTATCGTATGCGTATTGGTCAGGAAAGGCGACGCAGTGAGCTGACGCGCCAGCGGGCCGAAGCCGAAACGCGGGCTTTGCGGGCGCAGATGAATCCGCATTTTATTTTCAACTGTATGAATACCATCGACGCCTATATTCTGACTAACCGGCCGGATGCCGCATCGATCTTTCTTCAGAAATTTTCCCGGCTGGTTCGTCAGGTTCTCGAAAACTCCCGCGAAACGCTGATCCCAATCAGGCAGGAACTCGAAACATTAACGTTGTATATTGAACTGGAAGAAGAACGCGCCGATCATCGATTTAGTCATACGTTTGCCATCGATCCAACTGTAGAGACCTGCCTGATGCCCCCCTTATTACTGCAACCATTCGTCGAAAATGCCATTTTACATGGCTTACGGCATAAAACTGACGGGCCAGGCATATTGATTGTTTCTATCCAGCAGACTGAAAATCAATTACGCTGCCGGGTTGAAGACAATGGCATTGGCCGCGCAAAAGCCGCAGCCATACATGCGCAAACCAGAAGGCAGCCTCACCAATCACTGGGTAGCACAGTTACGACCGAACGGGTTGATTCGCTGCAAGCCCTTTACGGTACAGAAGCCAGTTATTCTATTATGGATCAAAATCCAGTTACCCGAACAGGAACGATTGTCGACATAAAACTGCCACTGATACGGCAGTAAACCATCCGGTTCATCGCGGAATCAACGTGAACTTATTGAAAAAGGCCAGTCCTGTACACACAGTCTGGCCTTTTTGCTCATCTTACCGATCTAATCGCTTATCCTACCGTGATTGTTTGCGCAGGTTTGTTGGTAGCCGGATTTTTGGGCAGAACGACTTTCAGAATGCCCTCGGCATAGCTGGCCGAAATCGTTTCAACAATAACTTTGTCATTCAGCCGAAATGACCGCTCGAACGAACCCACGCTATGCTCCTGATACGTATAGTTACCCTGAGCGGTCGATTCGGAGTTTGTATCCTGATTTGAGCCTGGATAGGCAATCGTCAGTATGTCGTCTTTGACGGTCAATGTTACGTTCTCTTTAATAATACCGGCCGCAAATAATGAAATAACATAGTTGTCGTCGGTCTCTTCAATGTTCACCGGCGGTTGAAAAAATCCCCCCGTATGGCGTCCCCAGAAATTACCAAATCTACCCCGGCCTTTGAAGCCACCGAATTTACCCCGGCCCATTGAGCCGCAACCCCCTTTATAGTCTGATTGAAATGCCTGATTGTGATGCATGATTGTGTTCTTTACTGTTGTGTTTACGTTTTATGTTGTTGTTTTCCTGTTCTGCCTAGTTGATGGGAATCACACGGCTAAATCCACGCTGGTTCATGGGTGAACGGTAAGCAGGATTGTCGATTGAAATAATCTCGGTTGATTGCCAGCCTCCCTGCCTCAGTCCACCGAACGCCCGGCCCATCAGCCGCCCGCCAACAACCCGGATCAACAGGAAGCCTACCGAAGCAATCAGGACTAATTTCAAAACAATCGTTACCAGAAACAGGGCCAACCCGGCCATCAGGGCTATGCCCGCTATTCGCCAAATATTCATGTTGTTATTTTGTTTAAAGATTTCTTACGCTTGAGTTTCGCTACAGGCCTGTGTTCGCTGCTTCAAAGGGATAGTCGCAATAGGGGCGATTAATATTTTAAATGGTTATGATTTTTTTAGCAGGCATTTATAATTGGCGACCTTCCAGTCAAAATATTAATCTGACTATCAATATCTTATTCATAAAAAAAATAATTGAGTAGCTAAAAAAAATTTGTCTTGAATTGATTGAGCAATACTTTCTAAACAGCCATTTGGTCACCACATAAAGCTCAATATTTGTTTATAGATCTTTCACCAGGGGTGATGACACGGTCATAGTTTGATAGACCTATCAAAATAAAATCAGCGTTTTACTTGACATTAAACCGATAAATCCTCAGCATTGCAGTGTATTAGTCAAGTAGTACACTAAATCAAACAATCAATGCTAGACCTTAACAACCTGACGTTCGGATACAGTCGAAAAAAACTGGTTTTTCAGAATCTGAGTCTGTCGTTGAAACCGGGAACCATTTATGGATTATTGGGTAAAAACGGAGCGGGCAAATCGAGCCTGTTACGACTCATGGGCGGCCTGCTCTATCCCATTGCCGGGCGAGTCAACGTGGCAGGGTTTGAACCTCGAAAACGGCAACCCTCCTTTTTGCAGGAACTCTATTTTATTCCGGAGGAAATTTATCTGCCGTCGATAACCGTCCAGCAGTACATCGATACAATGGGGCCGTTTTATCCAAACTTCAGTGATTCACAGTTCCGTCGCTACCTGACGGAATTTGATGTGCCGCAGGACCAGAAGCTAACGGCGATGTCGTATGGACAAAAAAAGAAGATTATTATCAGTTTTGGCCTGGCCGCCAACACCCGTATTCTGATCATGGATGAACCGACGAATGGGCTCGATATTCCATCGAAAAGCCAGTTTCGCAAAATTGTATCCTCTGCCCTCGACCCCGACCGGCTTATCCTGATCTCGACTCACCAGGTTCGCGATCTGGACAATCTGATCGATGCGGTGATTGTTCTCGACGAAAGCGAAATTCTGCTCAATCATTCGCTGGCCGACATTTCCGATCGGCTTCTGTTCAATACGGTATCGACGGTTATGGAAACCGATCATGTTTTATATGCTGAGCCGTCGTTGCGGGGGCAGGCCGTTGTGATGGAAAACCCAGCGCAGGAAGATAGTAAGGTCGATCTGGAACGGCTCTTCAATACGGTGGTTACTAACCGGGAGCGGATTAAAGTCCTTTTCCAATGACGACCATGGGCGTATATGCTGTCATTATTCTGCTGTTAACTGCTCTGATGGGCACTGTTGTTCCTTACTGCTTTTCGCTGGCTATTTCTTTCCTCATCCCTGCACTATGAATCAAACTTTCGACTTCCGCCGATTTACTTTAGTGCTTCGTCTGCACTTATTCGAACATCTCCGTACCTACCTGATGGGCATTGGGGTATTAGTTGGCGTCTGGATACTGATGCTCGCACCCAGTACTGCCAGAACTGCTCACTACAGCGAGAGCATCTATCGATTTCATGGAATTCTCTTCAGTTTTATCCTTGGCGGGGCTGGTGCCTGGTTTGCCAGTGAGCTATTTCGGGTCGTGAGTTCGCCACTCAGGGGGATTCCTTACCTGACACTGCCAGCGTCGCAACTGGAGAAATACCTGGTTGGGTTACTGATGCTATTGTTGTTCGTTCCTGTTTTTATTGGTGTTTTTTACACGGTAGAAGGAATCTGCTTCTTCATAATCAACAGCCGAATTCCCGCAAACGAGCCTCACTATCAATTACTTGATTTGCTTGGACCGAACATTCCTTTTGACTTTCGCTACCTGTCGTGGCTAACGCTCCCCTTTTTCTTTTTGGGATCTATTTACTTCACAAAAGTGCCATTTGTCAAAACCAGCATCATCGCCTTTTTGATCTACTTTGCGATCATCTTCCTGAATGAGTTTATTATCATCCAGTTATTCCCGGCTCGCGAACGTTACGGGTCGACTCCGTTCGTGGAAGTATTTTTCTTTCAACAGACTGGGGGCAGATACAATGTAGAGTTGACAGGAATCCCCAAACTTATTATCAATGCAATTTTGTTGCTGGTAGCGCCCGTGTTGTGGTTTATAGCTTACGTCCGCTTCACAGAAAAAGAACTGTAATTATGGATTTTCGAGAGAAACAAGCCATTTACCTGCAAATCGCTGATTACGTATGCGAGAAGATTTTGCTGGGACAATGGCCACCGGGCGAACGTATTCCGTCGGTTCGGGACCTGGGTATTGAACTGGAAGTCAATCCCAATACGGTTGTTCGGACGTATGATTTTTTGCAGCAAAAGAGCATCATTTTCAACAAGCGGGGCATCGGCTACTTTGCTGCCGACGATGCGAATAATCGTATTACAGCCTATCGTCGTGAGCAATTTCTGGAAACGGAACTGCCCGTTTTTTTCCGCACCATGTATTTGCTCAATATCGACCTGAAAGAAATTGAGCAACGGTATGACGATTTCGTTAAAGCTGAATTTAACTAAGTAACCGCAATCCTGTTGGTATGTGGATAACTGCAAAGACTTATCCACATACGGCACTGTTCTCACCTATAACTATGAAAACAAGTAACAAACTGTTGATAAGTCTGCTGGCAATGGGTTTACTTACGCTGGTTGGTTCTGTGATGTCTTTACGGGCTGAACACGACAAGATTGATTTCAATGACCCATTCTATGGCTTTTCAACAACGCCAATCAAACCATTCAGCGTATTGAAAATAGAAGGTATCAAACTTGGTGCCCTCTCTACTGGTGCGGTGCGAATCGAACCAGAAAAAAGTCCGGCCAATTCGGGCGACAGCTACACAACCGTTGGTATAGAGGCCGGAAAAACGTTTGAAATACGGGTGCAGAAAGACAACATAATTCCGTTTACCCATCGCCTAGTAGGTGATACGTTGATTGTTCGCTACGAACCCGAGTTCTACTTCCGACGAATCAAGGGTGGCGACGCATTCGATAATAAACCGTTTGTGTATATAATCGCCCCTTCGGTACAGAATCTCATCGCAACCGCATCGACCTGCAAACTAGCAGGATTCACGACCGACAAACTGGTTATTACGATGACTAACGCACGAGTGCTTATTAGTAAAAGTACAATCAACGATCTGACGACGACGGGCCAACGGGGAAGTCTGCTGCAAACGGCTAAAACCAACCGCATCAACACGGCTACGGTTGCCTCCTACGACAGCACTGGCTTCATTGCCGACCATGACATTTTTGGCTCACTGGCTTTACAGAACGACAGCGCTGCAACCCTAAAAATACCGGCATCACTACTAAAAAAACTGTAGGCGGCCGACGTACTCAATCCGATAAATCAGGCACCATTTCCCGGAGACCTAGCGCATGATTTATCGGATTCAATGATCATTGCTTGGCTTCTACAGCCAACATATAGACCGTCATTGACTCACCAACGGTTTGAATCCAGTTGTCATAATCAGCAATCGCCCGTACGCGTAATTCTTCCGAAATATAGCCCGAATTGACAAGCTGAAGGCCACGCAACTCCGCAACCTCGGCCCACAACCGACTGGCTACGGCAAAGGTCGGGTCCGTTTTTTGGGCGAGTTCAGATTGATTTTCTACCCGAATGTCCGTAAAGCCGATCGTACTCATCAGATCAGCCAGATGGTCGGCAATGGCATTGTCGAAACCCGCGTCCTGTCGCCATTTCAGGAAAGCAGCATAGAAGGTTTTCATGGCTTCTGGTGGCTCAGGATGCCAGCTAATCTTCTCGTGGTTAAAATCGAGCACCGACAGATAACCTCCTGGCTTTACGAATCGCTTCATATTAATAAGGGCTGCCTTTGGGTCGGCTAGCCATTGCAGTGTTCGCGCAATGGTGATCAGATCAAATCGCTCATCGGTATCAAATGTATAGATATCACCCTGCCTAAAATCAAGGCCCGGCAGACTACCCGAATTTTGGCGCGCCTGTTCGATCAGTTTATCGTTTGGATCTATGCCTAGAATTCGACCCGTTGGGCCGACTTTCTCCGCAATGCTGCGCGTTATCGCACCCGAGCCACAGCCAACATCCAGTACCGACAGCCCCGGCCGCAGGTATTTCAACAAATTCTGATTGGCGTTCTCGACGGTTCGTCGCTCCAGAACTGGGTTATAAGCGGCAGGCATGGTAGCCCGCTCGGTAGCGGTTTGCTCAGACATGTGCGTGAAAATTAAGATTGGCAAGTTCGCATTTATTCGAACGCCAGCCTATCAGTCGGCCCGATACCGCACCTGTCTACTCCACGAATGTGCCTTCTATGGAGATGCACAGACAACTCCACGAATTTGCTTCACTTCCTATAACCAGATTATACCGATTCAAGTCCTACAAGTTACAGTTCATGCAGCTGGCAATTGATTTCTCCTGGCCAATCATGCCAATTTTGGTCCAGCAACCGCCACAAACAGCGGGTCATGTCAATCAATCATCCTCTTTTTAACAACGCGTCTAATGAAACCCTATTTACTTTCTTTATCGCTGCTCATGATGAGCGGCTTTGCAGCTTCGGCCCAAATGTCTACCCGCTTTGCGCAACCGTCGGCATCAACAACCAAATCTACATCGGCCGCTCAACCGGTAGCACACAACATGGCTTCTTCGCCTAAAGTCGTTTCCGCGCCACAAAAGCCAGTCACTACGCCCGGCGCGTCGGTGCGTACTATGCCTGCGCAATCATCCGGCGATCGTCCACTTTACATCAATGCCGGTATTGGTCTGGGTGCCTATACGGCTGGTGGTATTCCGATTGGCGTATCGGTAGAGAAAACGATTCAGAATAACATCTCGGTAGGTGGTTCTGTCGATTATGCCCGCTATGGCTATAATTACAGCGGTTACAGCTGGCACTATACGTTCGTTTATGTGGGTGCACGGGCTTCCTATCACCTTGGCGAATTACTCAATACGGGTAACAAAAAATTTGATCCATACGCTGGTGTATCACTTGGTTTCCGCCATGCTTCCTACAAAGACACATACGGCTACAGTGGCGATTATTACAACCCTTACTCAAGCGGTTTATACCTGGGCATTCATGCGGGAGCCCGCTACATGTTCAGCGAAAAGATTGGTGGCTTTGCCGAAGTTGGCTACGGCGTTTCGGCCCTTCGTTTAGGTCTTACAGCGAAATTCTAACAGGCAGTAACCAGTCAATTAGGAACATCAAATAAACTCGTCTGATGCTTTCAACAGCACAGGTCTGGCAGGATTAGGGGACGTTTAAACGAGCTGATGGCCGACTTGCCACAGCTCGTTTTTTATCAGGTATCTGCATCACTTCAGCAGCGGTTTCTACCACTTCACCGGCTTTTCTATTGCCATCAGGCTGCTTTAAAGGCCACTTTTGCCACGCCTTTACCGGCAATCTGAATCACTCTCTTTACCAGAAACCATGAAAAAAATCGTTAAAATTCTGGGAATCATTGTTGGCTGCATTGTTTTGGCTGCCGTTGGTTTCTGTACCTATGTTGCTCTGACGGGGATTCCCTCTTATGATCCTCCGGCCGCCCCTCACCTGACGGTTCAAAAAACACCGGCCCGAATCAAGCGCGGAGAAGCAATTGCCCATATTCTCTGCATTCAGTGTCATGCCGCACACGATAACCGATTGACGGGCAAAGCAATGC comes from Spirosoma aureum and encodes:
- a CDS encoding ABC transporter ATP-binding protein → MLDLNNLTFGYSRKKLVFQNLSLSLKPGTIYGLLGKNGAGKSSLLRLMGGLLYPIAGRVNVAGFEPRKRQPSFLQELYFIPEEIYLPSITVQQYIDTMGPFYPNFSDSQFRRYLTEFDVPQDQKLTAMSYGQKKKIIISFGLAANTRILIMDEPTNGLDIPSKSQFRKIVSSALDPDRLILISTHQVRDLDNLIDAVIVLDESEILLNHSLADISDRLLFNTVSTVMETDHVLYAEPSLRGQAVVMENPAQEDSKVDLERLFNTVVTNRERIKVLFQ
- a CDS encoding porin family protein; amino-acid sequence: MKPYLLSLSLLMMSGFAASAQMSTRFAQPSASTTKSTSAAQPVAHNMASSPKVVSAPQKPVTTPGASVRTMPAQSSGDRPLYINAGIGLGAYTAGGIPIGVSVEKTIQNNISVGGSVDYARYGYNYSGYSWHYTFVYVGARASYHLGELLNTGNKKFDPYAGVSLGFRHASYKDTYGYSGDYYNPYSSGLYLGIHAGARYMFSEKIGGFAEVGYGVSALRLGLTAKF
- a CDS encoding Hsp20/alpha crystallin family protein, with amino-acid sequence MHHNQAFQSDYKGGCGSMGRGKFGGFKGRGRFGNFWGRHTGGFFQPPVNIEETDDNYVISLFAAGIIKENVTLTVKDDILTIAYPGSNQDTNSESTAQGNYTYQEHSVGSFERSFRLNDKVIVETISASYAEGILKVVLPKNPATNKPAQTITVG
- a CDS encoding GntR family transcriptional regulator encodes the protein MDFREKQAIYLQIADYVCEKILLGQWPPGERIPSVRDLGIELEVNPNTVVRTYDFLQQKSIIFNKRGIGYFAADDANNRITAYRREQFLETELPVFFRTMYLLNIDLKEIEQRYDDFVKAEFN
- a CDS encoding methyltransferase domain-containing protein, which produces MSEQTATERATMPAAYNPVLERRTVENANQNLLKYLRPGLSVLDVGCGSGAITRSIAEKVGPTGRILGIDPNDKLIEQARQNSGSLPGLDFRQGDIYTFDTDERFDLITIARTLQWLADPKAALINMKRFVKPGGYLSVLDFNHEKISWHPEPPEAMKTFYAAFLKWRQDAGFDNAIADHLADLMSTIGFTDIRVENQSELAQKTDPTFAVASRLWAEVAELRGLQLVNSGYISEELRVRAIADYDNWIQTVGESMTVYMLAVEAKQ